The window CTGATTGACATGATTTTTCCGTTCTAATGCCGCATGTAATATGGGGTAAAATTGATTATTAATCTGTTCTCTAAGTGCAATAACCGTTTCTTGTTCACGCTTTGGCGTAAACAAAAAATTGAACACTACCGCCGAAAACACCCCGACAAGGATTGTCCATAATCTATCCCAAGCCACCATAAATAAGTTATCAGTACTGTGGATACTGAGCATGCTGACCATGACCGCAGAGTAACCCGCCAAAAAGGTGCCATAGGCCACGAAGCCTTTTTGCAGTTGGCCTATGCCGCTACATGCCCCTAACCATATGGCTAACCCCACGATAAACAATAAAGGGTTGATGAGATGCAATTGAATTAATATCACACCCGCTAATACACCACTCACCGTTCCGGCAAAACGCCACCAACTTTTTTCGAGTAAGTTTTCTCGCCAAGGTTGTGCGGATGCCCAAACGGTCATCGCGGCCCATTGTGGGTGAACTAATGCTAAATATTGAGCAATAAAAAGAGCAGCGATAGAGGCACAAGCGGTTATAAAGGCAAAACGAAAGCGCGCTTTATTAAACCCTAAGCGGTACAGTAACGTGTTTTTTTGTGGCATAGAATATAGGTAACTTCGAGGTGTTCAATAAGTTATTAGTTGATAAAATCAATCAAATGTATTCTTATTATTGACTGTTTAGTTGATAAAATCAACTAATGAGGTGTTATGCGTACAGAACAAGCCCGAGTTTTTGGCGTAATTAGCCGGGCGGCTCACCATTATATGAGATGGATGGGGGAGCCTTATGGACTTAATGCGATTGAATGTTTGATGATTTTGCATATTCATCAATATGATGCTTCCACTTTAGAGCAAATCTCGACAGCGATGGTGGTAGATAAATCGGTCACCACGCGAGGTGTTGGGAAATTCCTTGAAAAGGGTTGGATAGAGAAAACCAATAGCCAAATAGACAAACGGGCTTACCACATATCACTAACCTCACTTGGGCATACGATTGTCAGTGAATTGAATGATAAATTAGATAAATGGAATGATTACTTGGCCGCTGATTTATCTGAACAGCAAACTGAGCAATTGTTTCATTCACTTGAAAGTTTAGCGAAACGCGCACTAGAAAGTTCTATAAAAGATTATCCGTTCATATTTGGGGATAAAATAGATGAAAGTGAGTAGATTGCATATTAATGGTAATGATGTGGGCAGTACATGAACAAGTAACGTATTTAGCGCCATTTTCGGCGCTAAACATCAATTAAATTAATCTGTCATGATGTTGATGATATTATTTTTATATAATTTATTAAAATTGTTAGTAACGACTCAATACGCTATTCAAGAATTAGACTTATTGTAGGGAGGTAATAGGAATGGACATTTTTTCCGATAAATTCTTTGGAATTGAGATGAATTTGTGACTCATCATGACCAATTTATTCTCTTTTTCAACTCTCACGCTAACACCTAATGTTTGCGGGGTATTGGCTATTGTATGTGGTAAATTTATTGCAAAAGAAACATGACGACTATTTTCTTTCGTTTGAAAATGGAAATTGTAATGATTATTAGCCATTGAATTTGGTGTATCCATTGAGCTAATTGATAAAGTGATGTCTGATTTTTCAGGAATATAAGTTTGTGAGTGAATTTCCCCCTGTAGTCTGTATTGATGACTATTTTGGATATGTTTAGAAAAATAACTACATCCGAATAATAAATTAACAGTTAATAATGTAAAAAAAGGCTTAAATAAATTTTTAAATATATTGAATAATAACATGACTGTTCTTCTTTTATAGCGAGTTATGATTAAAATGAACGAATAAAAACTTTTTGAAAAAAGCATTTAATATAACAATACAGCTTCGGGCGTTGTTGATATCTTGACAATACAGGCATCTCTGATTTTTCACCAGTGTATAAAATGCCAATTCTTGGTAATGTCATTATTAAGTTTTCATCCAATTCAACTTTTTTAAAGGACTGACGAAGTTGCCTGACTAGCTTGTAATAGCTACTTTCCGTCACGATAGTGCCTCTTTTTTCCCAGATTTCATACATGATCTCCCGTTTATTGCTTGTTTTTATTAATAAAAGCTTTAATAAGCAAGATTCATTTTCTGTGAGGTTAATTGACTTCTTACCGCGCGATAACGTTCTTTTTAGTGGGTCGTAAACTACCTGCTCTGATAATAGAACCATTGGTTCCATGTCATTATAGTCGATACTACTCATAAATTTTCCCATAAGTGATAAGTTAGTCATAAACTATATCTATCCTAACTTCCGACAATATATGCTTCAATATAAAAAAAAGATGCTACATCATAAAATAAAAAATTAAGTCGTTTTTTTATATTAAAGCCGTATTTAACAATGGGGTAAATTTAAAACAATTTTTGTTGATACATATATCAAAAATATATTTGTATTTTTTATTTTTCGATATAAATAGAAAGGCAAGATGGATTTTTATCAATAAACTAAAAGAATTTTATTAATATTCGGCAGAAATAACTCCCACATTATCATATGATAAATGATGGGAGTGTTCTAAACTCAAATTAGGTCGAGTTCATCGCTGTCATCGTCAACTTCAAGCTTTATTTGGTTAATATTACGATTTAATTGTTCTGCAATAGGTCCATTCATCAAACTAATAGACATATAGCGTTTCAATGCATTATTGAAGCGTTCAGCGAGTGAAGGCGTTCCTTCACTATGGTGATTTTTTAATGCAAATGATGCACCGGCGATAAAGTTTTCTTTTTCATTTTTACCTAAGTGGACGAAGGTGTTAAATACATAGGTAAACAATTCTTTATCACTATTTTTTTGTTCTAATCGATTGATAAAATTATCAATTTTCAGTTTTTCTTCGGGTGAGAACGGAATATTATCAATCTTTTTATCACTTAAAGATGAAATAGGTGCGGATCTAGCTGCCATTTTTTGCTGAAAAGTGGCTTGCATTGAAGAAGAGGAATCCGCTGTTAATCGTGGTGTCGAAGTATTTAGGCTATTTATCGGGAGATCCATGTTCACCTCTAGTGGTATTAAGCAATTCGATAAATTGTTGGTAAGACGCTTTATGTTGCGCCAATACTTGGCAGCGGCTTGAAATAGATAAAATCTGCGGTAAGGAGTTTTTTGCCGCAACTGATGGTGAGAAATAACAAATTTCGTTATCAGCCTCTAACGCGATGGTATCGCAATTTGAATGAGTTTGAATTTTTACTTTAGAATATTGCTTATCTAGTAGAGGTTGTATTTCTACAGGAATATGCAACTGAATATTGTTGGCGTTTTCCTGCTGATGAAGAAAATAGTGAGCAATAATTTGTTTTAGTCTGATATCGCTAAACAGATCCACAAGTAATTTTTCCAGCTTGGCTTCGCTTTGGTTAACCTGCTTTTGAAAGGTTATCTCACTTTTATTCAATCCCTCAATAAAATCGGTTAATAATTGCTTGATTCCGTCGTTATAACCATGCTGGTAAGCAATTTGTTGGATAGTTTCTTTTTCTATTATTGCTTGCTGGTAATAATCATTGGCTCTTTTTTGAGCAAATTGAATAACCTTTTTTTCATATTTGGATGCATTTAGAACACGTTTTCTAATTAACACGTTTTCGAGTACGGTTTCTCTAACCGCGGATACGGGTTTTATTGTCTCTATTTCTACTGACATAATGGCATGTTTCTTCAATAATATTCCAAGGCAACATTGCCTTAGTGTGAGTGGTAATAAGCTTTTGAATATCCTGACTAAACATATACTTAGCGCGTTCAGTATATAAATAACCAAAGGGCGCTAAGTAGGATAAAACTTGTGCTGCACCTAATACAATTAATGTTTCTGGTTTATTGCAACCTAATATTTCATGGGAATTTAGTGGCTGATTAAAGTATTGCTCTAGGGTTTTACGATTAGCAAATTTCTCTGACCACGGTTGTGGGCCCATTTGTAGCAGCGCGCCTAAATGAACAGCAATGGTAGGTAGTTGCTTCCAATGTTGTAAAAGCAGCTTAGGCAACAATAACGTCTGGCCCTTTGGCAAAGGTAGTTGATATCGCTTAATTAGATACTGATTATGTTTTCCCTGTAATAGTGGGGGTAATAGATGATAATCCTCGCGACTAAACTCAGGGTGAAAATAATCACCAGGTGCGAGGATAATATCACCTTGATTAATCAGTAAGTTATTTAATGTCAGCATCAGAATGATTCTCAATGGCCATTGTGGTCACTTTTTTATTTGTTTGCTGTTTCCAAAGGAAACCGAATGTGCCAAGTAATAAAATAATCATACTTACAATAAGACCAAGATTGAGTGGGCTGATTAAATTTTGCGACTCGGACTTAATTTGATACTGTAATGGCGGTCGATTAACAATCACCACTGAAACATTATCATAAGTCGTTTCAGCAAAGCTGCTATTTAAAAACAGTTTAATTTTATTCATCATCATTTTCGGATCTTCATTCCCTGAATAAGTCACTAGGCTGGAGACTTTTTGTATCGGTTTTACCGTACCATTCCCATTTAATGGATAGCTAACATGCACCCTCGCGTTCACGACATCAGGAATCGATAATAGTGACTGTTCTAAACGTTGCTCTATTAACGATAATAAACGGGTACGCTCAGCCTGTGGGGATGCGACTAGCGAGTCGCCAGGAAAAGCTTGAATAATCTCAACTGGATCCTTTGAGGGGAGGTTATATTTTTGGAGTAAATCCACAGCAATGACAAAATTATCACTTGAAACACGAATAGTATCCCCATTTTTATTATCATGTTTACGGATTGCGTCGACGCCATGAGCCTGCAATATGGCGAGGACCTCATTGCTTTGTCTTTGGCTTAAGTTACTGAGTAATAATTGGTTATCACATCCCATTAATAAGCCAATAAACCCAATTAACAATAATTTTTTTAAAATATTCATGGTTTATTGGGCTTTTAATACAGTATCAATGGCTGAAACACTTTTATGGGTTAGCGTACTTATCATACTCATCGCTAAATTGTAATTACCCACTTTGTTTTGAATCTCAAGTAATTTTGCTGGGTTACTAACATCAATATTATTTGCCTGATTAATTAAGCTTGCTTTTTCATTACTAACAGCTGCGGTATATTCAGCAAATAATTGTTTTACTTTGTCTTCAAAGGAACCTGTAGGCGCTCTAATAATAGCTGTATCATCCTGAATAGTAGGGATCGCTGAAAATGATATTGGAGTGATCATATAATTTTCCTATAGAAATATAGCACTGCATCAACAGTGCTTTTATTAAAATTACACGTTACGAATAATGGCTTGAGCTGCATCTTTAATGGATTTCATTACGTTACTTTGTAATTGACGCGCCATATTATAGTTACCGCTTAATGCGGTGATTTTACCGAGGACTAAGGGGTTGTCCACTTCAACATTTGGGTTATTCAGTGTATCCTTCAATTCATCAGCAATAATTTTAGTGCGCTGACTAAGACCTGCTGAAGCTCGGTACATCATTCCCCATTTACTATCTTGGGTACCCGCGGTTTCGAAACTTGAGCCGTCCCATTCACCCGTGCTCGTAACTTTCCCATTGTTATCTGTTACACTTCCTATTCCTGATGCTATTCCTGATGCTGCCATAATAACTTCCTCTTTGATTACAATTAAAGTGATTTTAAATTAAATGTCCAATGGTTATTCCCTAATAAAATATAACCATCAGTGTTTGTGATAAAAGATTTTCCAGCTAATTCATTATTTGCTAATGAGATAGAGAAGCGAATTTGTCTTTCTCCCCATTGTTGATAAAATGAATTTGCAAAAGTAATTGCAGAGATAGTTTGTTTATCATTCAAGCTATCTTTAATAATAAATACTGTTTTATTATTCTCAGTGATTTTATGCCATTTTACATTGCTTTCTGTTAATCCTAGTTTGGATTTTTTTATTAATTCATCAATGTTGGTAACCTGTGAGGTGTAATTCGTGTAGCAGCTAAAGTAGCTAGATAATAACTTTTCAATAAAATCATTTTTTTTGTCTATATATTGATTTGATAGTGATTTTATGACGGGGGAACAAGGGTTACTGATATCAATTTTTAATAAGTCTGGGATTTCATCTGAAATTTTATTTTCTATTTCAACCTCTAGCTGATTTTTTACTTTAATAGAAAAGCTATTGCGAAACTTTGTTTTTAACAACTGCTGCATACTCCAATCATAGTCCCGTTGAGATTGAACTAAGATAAGCACTTTATTTTTATTATCCTTGGTTACAATCGCTTTTTGAGTGCTTCCGATAAGGATATTTTCGATAGCTTGCAGTTGTACATCTTTTTGTAATTGAGAATTTTTAGGAAAACAGAGATAGCCAACAAAAATAAGAGCGAATAATGATAGAGCAGCGAAGATTTTATTGTTGTGTGGCGATTTATTAAATTTATTAGAGGTCTTTTCTGCTTTAATAGGCTGATGTCGCTTATTTTCAGCGATTAATGATGGCTCCCAAGGTGTATCAATTTCTTTGAGAGAAAATGGAAATAGCTCTTTTAAAACAAGTTGTTGTAATTTAATTGGAATGATTTCACTACGGTTTTTTGCATGAAGATCAACTGCAATTTGACCATCATGGGAAATAATTGAAAAAGTGAAAGCCTCTTGATCACTCGGTATTGAGTAACCTGTAAAGCCTTCTTCTGTCACATTTGCTGTATAGGTTTTCTCTTCGCCAATCACAACTAAGTTGGCATTGAGTTTAATCAGTATTTCTTGATCACGCATTTCACCATTCATGATCTTCATAACATAAGTCTTATTATGGATATCTTTCACGCATATAATCTCTGTAAAAATAATTTAAGCTTATTTAACAGAATAAAAAAATAGCAGTCAGCTGAATTTATCTTATTCATTATGACTACAAGTTTTCTCATTAAAGTATGAAATAGTCTTTTTTATTCCTTTGTGTTTTGTGTGTGTATCTTTCAATCTGCTTTTGAAAAATCAATAGATAGGGTTTATTTATAATGGAAAAGAAAGATATTGCTGCGCTGTTAGAAAATGGAAATCTCTGTTTTTCTTTGCAGGACAAATTAGTTTTGGCAGTACCAAACGATAAAGCGGCGACTTTTTTTTATAAATCGCCATATTCAAATTTAAATATTTCATTCGATAAACAATCTATATTTATTGCTAATGATGAAGTGTTGCCGTGTGATGAAAATCCATATTGGTCTATTCACTCAATGGCATTGTCAGAGTTAATTGAAATTCTTGCCGTTATTGATACTGCTATGGGGCAGTCGTTTCTTTCGAAGAAAGAGACCTATAGTCCAAATGAACCGGTAACACAAGAGTTTATTTCATTGGATGAAGAGCTTTCTACCAATGTATCAATTAGAAATGTTGTTATTGATTTGGTAATTAAAATGCACCCACGATTTAACTGTTGGTGTAATGTTTTACGTAAATATGAAGCTTACGGAATGATGCGTTTTATTCTGGAAGCCGCACAGAGTGATAAAAATGCAAATATCAATCAACTTTGTGCACGTTATGGCGTATCAGCATCGTATTTTAGACAACTTTACCGAGAAAACTTTAATAAAACAGCAAAACGTAAAATTATGAGTGTCCGCATGGCGAACGCAATTTTACAGTTAATTGAGAGTGAAAGTTCAATTTTAGATGTTGGGTTAGAAGCGGGTTATTGTTCAGCCTCACATTTTACCAATGATCTTAAAAAAGAGTTGGGGTTAACCCCTTCAGAAATAAGACATCTTGGAGCAAATTTATATGAGCAGTAAGAGAAAGGGAGTGATGTTATTTACACTCCTTTTACTGAGTACCTACACTTATTCGGCTCAGTCTGAAGTCTTTATTGCACAGCCTGTAGCACAAGAAAAGAACCATGATACATTTGTTGCGAATAACATTGCCGTTGGTAAAGTGTTTGAAGTTGTTGCTGAACAGCTAAATAAACCGATTATTTTAAGTAAATTAGCCGCGCAGAAAAAAGTCACTGGTAATTTTAATCTCGCTAATGCCGATGAAATGTTCAAGGCGTTAACACGTCGCATTGCGTTGGTGTGGTATGACGATGGTGCGAGTATTTATGTTTATGATAATAGCGAAATGCGTAGTGCAATTATCCCAATGCACAATGTTAGTAGCGGCCAAATACTCAATTATATTCAACGCAATGGCATTTATGATGAACGTTTCCCCGTTCGTGCTCAAGGCGCAGACAGTTTATTGTTTGTTTCGGGCCCACCTTTATATGTGGAATTAATTAAAGCGGCGGCTCTTTATTTAGACAAACAAACTCAACAAGAAGAGCAAGTCAGCAGTGAAGTGGCGGTTATTTCATTAAAGCACGCGTCGGTGACGGATCGCAGTTATTCATTACGAGGTCAAAGTATTACTGTACCTGGTATGTTAACGGTGATTAGTACTTTATTTAAAGATAGCGGAAATACGGTTGAAGAGGTCGTCAATATTCAACCAGCCAAACTGAATACAACAGGTGATTCGATTGATGAATTGATGGATGCACCAATTGGTGAAAGTGAACTCCCACAAAAGAAAGTGATAGTGAACCGTTCATCAGGGAAAAATGCATTATCACTTGTGGCTCATCCAGATAGTAATAGCTTGATTGTTAAAGGTAGCGAAGAGCAAATTCGTTATGTTAAGCAACTCGTTAGAACCCTAGACGTTCGCCGTCGCCAAGTCGAATTATCATTATGGATAATTGATATAACACGTTCAGAGTTAGATAACTTGGGTGTTAACTGGGAGGTTGGAACATTTAAAACAGGTCGAGGGGCAGTTGCATTTAATCGCAGTACATTATCTAACAGCCAAGATTTTTTATTACAAATTGATGCATTAAGTAAAAAAGGAAATGGGCATATCGTATCGCGCCCGGTTTTGCTAACCCAAGAAAATATTCCGGCTTTATTCGATAACAACACCAGCTTCTATGCCAAGTTACAAGGTGAGCGTATTGCTACATTAGAACAAGTGACTTACGGAACCATGATCAGTGTGATGCCACGAATTTCAGCAGGTCATCAGGTTGAAATGGAAGTGAACATTGAGGATGGCGCACAAAGTCATGGTAGTGATGGCAAAGCGTCTAGCGTTGAAGGGCTCCCCTCTATTAACCGAACCAGTATTAATACTGTTGCCCGTATTGCGAAGGATAGCAGTTTACTTATCGGGGGTTATACTCGCGAACAATATATTGAAAATGAAAGTAAAATTCCTGGTCTTGGTGATATTCCTTTTGTTGGGGGCTTATTCAGCAGCTCGTCAGTTAACCAACAAAAAATGGTGCGATTATTTCTGATACAACCTCGTTTATTGGATGAAAATGAGGCTTGGGATGGGCGTCAGTTTTCCGAAAAAACACGTATTACTCAGCGTGATAGCCAGTTGCATGGCACGGTGCAATTTCTTAAACAATATATGAGTGACTCATGGCAATAACGCCTCTGAGCTATGGCAACCGTTTTTCGTTGGGAGTGCAAGATAAAAGCCGAGCCTCAACAAAAGCCAATACCGATGACAGCGAAGAGGTAACTCGTGGGCAAGGCGTCATTGATAGCAGCAGTGAATATGCCTCAATGGCGATGTTGGCGGCAAGTCATATTCGTCGGGGCAATTCGCGAAAAGACCCTGAAGAAGAGTGGATGCGTTTTGCAGAACGTATTTTAGATAATCATGCGGATGAAAAAGTCACGCGGATTGAAGGGGTGCTTAATAAGCAATTACTGAGCCCAAAGCAATTACGAGCGCTTTTATTACAGTTCTTTCCTGATCCCAGTGATTTATTAATGGCATTAGCGACATTAATTCACCGAGGAAGATTAAAAAAAGAGCAGATAGCACATCTTGATACGCTTCATGCGCAATTACTGAGTGAAGAAAATGCACGTAGTGCGCAAGCGGGGGCAAATGTTGCCTTATTAGCTAAAGCATTTGCGCAGAAATTGAAGCAAAGTGCCGGTAATTTACGTTCGATTTATCGTGAATTTATCAGTTATGACGGCCCTGTCATTTACCTGTATGAACAATGGGTTGAAGAGATGGCACTGCAAGAGCGCGAAAATATGATGCGTTATTTAGCTCGTGCATTAGCATGTGATTTGCAAGCCCTACCTCTCGGGGATGTGAATATTAGTGAGTTTGGTAATTTTTTTATTCGAGTCGGGCGATTACGGGAATTGCAATCTCTCGATTTTACCTTTAGTCAGAAATTCCTGATGTCAGCATTATTTCGCTATCAATTAGATATCAATAAACAGCCATTAGAAAAAGGCCTTAGCCAAATATTTATCAGTGGACTGCGTGGACAGGTGAATTTTGAAGAGAAGCTTATCGATTTTGTGAATAAAGAACTGCGAACAATGCATACGGAAATGCGAGGGAGATTTATACAATTATTATTATTGGCATTTTCAATTATTCCTACTGCGGTTTTTCCTTCTTTAGAAGCAAGGGATGAGTTATTGGAATTTTTAAAATTTCATATGAGTGACATCGTGGCACAAGAAAATATTAGAAAATAAATAGAGATAGGAAATAAATAGTTCCATGAAAAATATAACTGGATTTTTATTACAGATCCGCCAACGACCAGAGTTAATGGTATTAATTATCATGGTAATGGTAATTGCTATGTTAATTATTCCATTGCCAACAATTTTGGTCGATTTGTTAATTGGCCTAAATATTATGATTTCAGTACTGATTTTTATGAGCTCGTTTTATATTACTCGAGTACTGAACTTTCAATCATTTCCCTCTATTTTATTAATCAGTACCTTATTTAGATTAGCATTATCAATTAGTACCAGTCGCCTCATTTTATTAGAAGCGGATGCTGGGGACATTATTGCGACGTTTGGCGAATTTGTTATTCAAGATAACCTTGTCGTCGGAATGGTGGTGTTTGCCATTGTGACGATTGTGCAATTTATTGTTATTACAAAGGGCTCTGAGCGTATTGCAGAAGTCGCAGCTCGATTTTCTCTTGATGCCATGCCGGGTAAACAAATGAGTATTGATGCTGATTTACGTGCCGGGGTGATTGATGAAGCGACTGTTAAAGAGAAGCGTGCTGATCTGGAAAAAGAGAGTCAGTTATTTGGTTCATTTGATGGTGCGATGAAGTTTATCAAAGGGGATGCCATTGCGGGTATTGTCATTATCTTTGTCAATTTGATTGGTGGTATTTCTGTTGGTACTGCTCAGCAAGGTATGGATGTCTCTACAGCATTAAATACTTTTTCCTTACTTACAATTGGTGATGGATTAGTTGCACAAATTCCTGCGCTGCTGATTTCTATTAGCGCCGGTTTTATTGTGACTCGAGTTGGGGGGAATGATAAGAACCTTGGTGAGAATATTGTTTCTGAGCTATTTGCACATGACTTTACAATATTAATTACGGCACTGATTATCCTTTTTATGGGGTTCTTACCCGGTTTTCCAACGACGATTTTTCTCTTCCTTTCTGCATTGTTGTTTGGATTATTTGCGATACGCTTTCTAAAAGGGCGTAAGAAAAAAATCAATGAAAAGCAGCAAGAAACTGAAAGTATTCATCCTGATGTGATGGAAGGGGAAACTCAGCGGGCGAATCAACAGATTGAAGAAGAGTATATCCCCGAAACGTTACCGATTATTATTTCAGTCAATCAAAATTATAAGCTGCATTTAGAAGAAAATAATTTTTTAGCTCGAATGAAAAAGGATGTGTTTATTCGCTATGGATATCGTATTCCAG of the Providencia rettgeri genome contains:
- a CDS encoding MarR family winged helix-turn-helix transcriptional regulator; translated protein: MRTEQARVFGVISRAAHHYMRWMGEPYGLNAIECLMILHIHQYDASTLEQISTAMVVDKSVTTRGVGKFLEKGWIEKTNSQIDKRAYHISLTSLGHTIVSELNDKLDKWNDYLAADLSEQQTEQLFHSLESLAKRALESSIKDYPFIFGDKIDESE
- the sctI gene encoding type III secretion system inner rod subunit SctI encodes the protein MITPISFSAIPTIQDDTAIIRAPTGSFEDKVKQLFAEYTAAVSNEKASLINQANNIDVSNPAKLLEIQNKVGNYNLAMSMISTLTHKSVSAIDTVLKAQ
- a CDS encoding EscF/YscF/HrpA family type III secretion system needle major subunit, with translation MAASGIASGIGSVTDNNGKVTSTGEWDGSSFETAGTQDSKWGMMYRASAGLSQRTKIIADELKDTLNNPNVEVDNPLVLGKITALSGNYNMARQLQSNVMKSIKDAAQAIIRNV
- a CDS encoding PrgH/EprH family type III secretion apparatus protein — its product is MKIMNGEMRDQEILIKLNANLVVIGEEKTYTANVTEEGFTGYSIPSDQEAFTFSIISHDGQIAVDLHAKNRSEIIPIKLQQLVLKELFPFSLKEIDTPWEPSLIAENKRHQPIKAEKTSNKFNKSPHNNKIFAALSLFALIFVGYLCFPKNSQLQKDVQLQAIENILIGSTQKAIVTKDNKNKVLILVQSQRDYDWSMQQLLKTKFRNSFSIKVKNQLEVEIENKISDEIPDLLKIDISNPCSPVIKSLSNQYIDKKNDFIEKLLSSYFSCYTNYTSQVTNIDELIKKSKLGLTESNVKWHKITENNKTVFIIKDSLNDKQTISAITFANSFYQQWGERQIRFSISLANNELAGKSFITNTDGYILLGNNHWTFNLKSL
- a CDS encoding transcriptional regulator, yielding MSSIDYNDMEPMVLLSEQVVYDPLKRTLSRGKKSINLTENESCLLKLLLIKTSNKREIMYEIWEKRGTIVTESSYYKLVRQLRQSFKKVELDENLIMTLPRIGILYTGEKSEMPVLSRYQQRPKLYCYIKCFFQKVFIRSF
- the sctJ gene encoding type III secretion system inner membrane ring lipoprotein SctJ; this translates as MNILKKLLLIGFIGLLMGCDNQLLLSNLSQRQSNEVLAILQAHGVDAIRKHDNKNGDTIRVSSDNFVIAVDLLQKYNLPSKDPVEIIQAFPGDSLVASPQAERTRLLSLIEQRLEQSLLSIPDVVNARVHVSYPLNGNGTVKPIQKVSSLVTYSGNEDPKMMMNKIKLFLNSSFAETTYDNVSVVIVNRPPLQYQIKSESQNLISPLNLGLIVSMIILLLGTFGFLWKQQTNKKVTTMAIENHSDADIK
- a CDS encoding EscV/YscV/HrcV family type III secretion system export apparatus protein; the encoded protein is MKNITGFLLQIRQRPELMVLIIMVMVIAMLIIPLPTILVDLLIGLNIMISVLIFMSSFYITRVLNFQSFPSILLISTLFRLALSISTSRLILLEADAGDIIATFGEFVIQDNLVVGMVVFAIVTIVQFIVITKGSERIAEVAARFSLDAMPGKQMSIDADLRAGVIDEATVKEKRADLEKESQLFGSFDGAMKFIKGDAIAGIVIIFVNLIGGISVGTAQQGMDVSTALNTFSLLTIGDGLVAQIPALLISISAGFIVTRVGGNDKNLGENIVSELFAHDFTILITALIILFMGFLPGFPTTIFLFLSALLFGLFAIRFLKGRKKKINEKQQETESIHPDVMEGETQRANQQIEEEYIPETLPIIISVNQNYKLHLEENNFLARMKKDVFIRYGYRIPDIAINYSPIVPENKIIVLINEVKAGEYDIYFHGYRLLTQTEELGHLGIELTQYTDEYGATSLWLSESDKENIEQLGLYVRDDIAEVIDCVSTLMLRHINEFFGIQETKNLLDDLDRKYPELLKECYRHATVQKVTEVFQRLLMEKISVRNMKLIIETLVQWVPKEKDSLMLVEHIRSGMARYISARFAVEGRLNVLMINSAIEDTIRQGIRQSSGGVYLHLEPETSNQLIQAAELALENSYLSVRDVNVLVPVDIRRFVKKILEGRFPELEVLSFNEVSETVKVNVIKTI
- the sctC gene encoding type III secretion system outer membrane ring subunit SctC, with the translated sequence MSSKRKGVMLFTLLLLSTYTYSAQSEVFIAQPVAQEKNHDTFVANNIAVGKVFEVVAEQLNKPIILSKLAAQKKVTGNFNLANADEMFKALTRRIALVWYDDGASIYVYDNSEMRSAIIPMHNVSSGQILNYIQRNGIYDERFPVRAQGADSLLFVSGPPLYVELIKAAALYLDKQTQQEEQVSSEVAVISLKHASVTDRSYSLRGQSITVPGMLTVISTLFKDSGNTVEEVVNIQPAKLNTTGDSIDELMDAPIGESELPQKKVIVNRSSGKNALSLVAHPDSNSLIVKGSEEQIRYVKQLVRTLDVRRRQVELSLWIIDITRSELDNLGVNWEVGTFKTGRGAVAFNRSTLSNSQDFLLQIDALSKKGNGHIVSRPVLLTQENIPALFDNNTSFYAKLQGERIATLEQVTYGTMISVMPRISAGHQVEMEVNIEDGAQSHGSDGKASSVEGLPSINRTSINTVARIAKDSSLLIGGYTREQYIENESKIPGLGDIPFVGGLFSSSSVNQQKMVRLFLIQPRLLDENEAWDGRQFSEKTRITQRDSQLHGTVQFLKQYMSDSWQ
- the sctW gene encoding type III secretion system gatekeeper subunit SctW, which gives rise to MAITPLSYGNRFSLGVQDKSRASTKANTDDSEEVTRGQGVIDSSSEYASMAMLAASHIRRGNSRKDPEEEWMRFAERILDNHADEKVTRIEGVLNKQLLSPKQLRALLLQFFPDPSDLLMALATLIHRGRLKKEQIAHLDTLHAQLLSEENARSAQAGANVALLAKAFAQKLKQSAGNLRSIYREFISYDGPVIYLYEQWVEEMALQERENMMRYLARALACDLQALPLGDVNISEFGNFFIRVGRLRELQSLDFTFSQKFLMSALFRYQLDINKQPLEKGLSQIFISGLRGQVNFEEKLIDFVNKELRTMHTEMRGRFIQLLLLAFSIIPTAVFPSLEARDELLEFLKFHMSDIVAQENIRK
- a CDS encoding AraC family transcriptional regulator; protein product: MEKKDIAALLENGNLCFSLQDKLVLAVPNDKAATFFYKSPYSNLNISFDKQSIFIANDEVLPCDENPYWSIHSMALSELIEILAVIDTAMGQSFLSKKETYSPNEPVTQEFISLDEELSTNVSIRNVVIDLVIKMHPRFNCWCNVLRKYEAYGMMRFILEAAQSDKNANINQLCARYGVSASYFRQLYRENFNKTAKRKIMSVRMANAILQLIESESSILDVGLEAGYCSASHFTNDLKKELGLTPSEIRHLGANLYEQ